One Skermanella pratensis genomic window, GGGAACCGACCATCGCCGAAAAACCACGCCGCGTCAGCGTCAGCCGCATTTCGCACTCCAAGCAACTTTGATAATGTCCGCCGGCGTTTCTGCATCCTTGAATTGCCGACGCGCGGGAAGATAGACGACCGCGCCGCATACGGCAAACATCCGTGAGGATCCTGCGACCGGCGTATCGCCGCCGCCGGCATCGCGCTATCCTCGCGCACGAAAGATACCTGTTCCGAGATTCACCGGGATGCCCATGCCCCTACTGCCCCAGCAGATCGCTCCCGTGGACGAACGGCAGGCAGCACTGACCGAAGCGCATCTGTCCGGCCGCATCGGCGCCCTGATGGACTATTTCCTGGCATTGCGGGCGGAGACCGACGCGGTTCTGGCGCCCAGGCTCGCGGCGGCGGCCGGAAAGCCTTACCCGTACGGAAGGTGCACGGAAATCAACAGCGACCTGTTCTCCCGGCTGGCCGGGCGCGTCAAGGAACCGGCCACGGACGTGGACCGGATCCTTCGTGACTTCGTGGCGCAGGGGGAATCGTCCGAACGGTCTGGGGCGTCCTGCGCGGTCAGTATTTCCAGAACGCCATCCAGTTCGGCGGACTGTACGTGGACGTCTCCAACGACACCGTCGTGGTGACGAAACCGAAGGTGGAGATCCTGCCGATCGCGGAGTCCGGACTGGTCCCGGTGCGCGACATCGAGCATTTCCGGGCCACGGCCCAGTCCTACTGGGGAGCAGCGATCTACGCCAACCATCTGGTGCCGTCCCTCGCCCCGCTGCTGCCGATGATCTCGGCCAGCCCGGGCCGTCTGAAGCCGGGGATGCAGTCGGCCTGCGACTACATGATCGCCCTGATGTGCCGAGACGGGTTCCGGCAGGCGGAGGACTGGCTGCGCGACGGCCCGTCCCCGTCTCCGGAGATCGCGGCGGCGGTTCTGGCGTCCGTCCCCCCGACCTGCGCGCCCGGGCCGCCGACGGCAGGACCGAAGCGCTCGACGCCTGCCGCTGGGCCCGCGCCTCCGGCTGTGACCGGGACGAAGGCTGGCGCGACGTGCGGGTGAAGGAATACCTGCGGATCGCGCGCATTTAGGGCTGTGCCCGATCAGGTCGATCCGCCCGGGGCGGCCGAACCGATGCGTTGGGCCACGGGCTCAACCTACGATCGACGACCTGCATCACCTCCGCCCTGCATCGAACCGTAGCAACTGTTTTTGTGAGCCGCATCGTTGGGTGTGGATATACAACTTCAAGCAGCATGCATGGTCACGGGAAGACGCCGCCGTCAGCGGTTTGCCGCGGCGGTTGTCGGACGTGCTCTTGGCCGCCCCCACCTCGGTCCAGCGGGCGGCGGGCGGAGCGGCCATCAAGGACGCTGCGCGCCGCTCCGCGGTGGCCTTCGGCCCTCCTTGACCGCCGCTCCGCCCGCCGCCCGCTGGACCCTCAGGTCGGGACGGAGGGATGGTGCCGCCGGTCGAACAAAGGGATGGGGCTCAGGATGCCGTGGCGGAGGCGGCTTCGGCCGGCGGCCCGTCGGCGGCGTACTCCGCCACCCAGGGCCGGCCCGTCCGGAGCAGGGCGTTGAGGATCACCAGCGCCTTGCGCATGCAGGCGACCAGCGCCACCTTGCCCGGCTTGCCGCGTCCCTTCAGGCTGTCATAGAAGGCCTTGAGCGTGGCGTTGTGGCGCAGGCCGACCCGGCCGACGTGGAACAACGCCCGGCGCACCTTGGCCCGGCCGCCGAAGATCGTGCGCACCCCGCGCAGGGTGCCGCTGTCGCGGGCGAACGGCGCCAGGCCGGCCAGGCTGGCCGCCTGCCGGCCGGTCAGGCTGCCCAACTCGGGCATGTGGACCACCAGCATGGCCGCGCTCAGCGGCCCGACCCCGGGGAAGCTGCGCAGCAGGGCGGCCCGCTGCCGCAGCCCCGGGTCGTCGTTCAGCTTCGCCTCGATCATCCAGGCCAGGGTGTCGGCCTCGGTGCGCAGCGCTTCCAGCGCCGTCTCGGCGCGCCGGCGCATGAAGTCGCCGCGCAGGTGCTTGAGCTGATGGCCGCGCGCGACGATCTCGGCCAGGATCTGGTCGCGGTAGTCGAGCATCTCGATCAACTCGGCGCGCAACGGCTCCGGGACCGGCGTCGGGCGGGGACGGGTGGCCTCGCCGAAGGCCTGGAGCATCCGGGCGTCGACCCGGTCGGTCTTCGCCAGCTGGCCGGTCGAGCGGGCGAAGTCACGCGCCCACTTGGGATTGACGACGGCGACCGGCACATCGGCCCGGGCCAGGGCGTGGTGCAGTTCGCGCTCGCAGCCGCCCGACGCTTCCATCATGACCAGCACCTCGTCGCCGCCCGCGCGCAGCGCGCCCAGCACCGTCGCGAGGGCGGTGTGGCCCTCGGCCGTGTTGGGAAGGCGCCACGCGCCGCGGCCCGGCACGCCGCAGGTGTCAAGATAGGCTTTGGAGGCATCGATCCCGATGCAGTAGGATTGGCAAGACATGGTGAACTCGTCCTTGTCTGCGGCGTCCGGCCAAAAGCACGGCGCCTGGCAACTGTGCGAGAAACGCCGAGGGCTCGGGGCAGGCACTCTGCTACGTGCGGTGCCTAACCTTGGTTGGGCTCAGTGTCCTGACCCCGTGAACCGGGTGCTCCTGACGGGGCACCCGGTTCCCCCCGACAAAACCTCTATACAACGTCACCAAAAGACAAGGTTGGGCCCATGGCCCAACAATGCGCAACGCGGCGAGCGGAACGACAGGCTGCATGGACCGGAGCGGTTCAACCTGATCGGGTCCCGCTCTAACGTCGGGCTCTCTCCTGGCACAAATGCCCGGACCTCATTGAAACAAATTGGCTTCCGCACCGCGGGCACCATGATCGGCGTTGGGTCTGACCCCGATATCCCTCGTCCGCACCAACGGCCCATATTCATCGCGCGTCTTACCATCTTCCATGGCCGCTAGGTCGATTGTCCGAGCGCAACCCCGCAACAGCCTTGAAACCATCCTAATAATAGGATAAATATCCTTTAAATCACCTTTCCCTCAAAGGCGTGCCGCCATGATCGAACCCGCCGCTTCCTCTCCCGCCGTCCGGCTCGCAGACCGCCAGGAGCTCTTCTGCCAGGCCGTGGCCGCCGGTACCGCGGCGGCGGAGGCGGCCCGGCGGGCGGGTTATTCGCCGAAGGGGGCGAAGCAGCGCGGTCACTTCCTGATGAACCAGCCGGAAATCCGCGTCCGCATCGACCGGATCCGCGCCGGGCGCCGCGCGATGCATCAAGCCGAACTCGACCGCGCCGCCGCCCTGGTCGAAACCATCATCGCCGACTCCATGGAGAAGGGGCGGTCGGCGCTGGCGCTGCGCGCGATCCAGTTCCGCCTGAAGCTGCTCGGCGTGATCCAGGACCGGCACATCGCCCATCACTTCCACGATCACCGTCCCTCCCCGGATGCCGACGCGGAGATCCTGGCTCCCGATCCCGCGGAGTGGATGGACGGCCTCGATCTCTCCCCGGAAGTCGCCTCCACCCCCGCGCCTCGGGACGCCGCAGTAAGCGATGCCCCAGTGACCGATACCCCGGTGACCGACGCCGCGGTGACCGACGCCGCGGTGACCGCCGCCGTAGTGACCGATGATGACCTTTCGACGCCATCGGACAATGACCCGGACTGCCTGCCCGCCGGCTTCGTCGAGGCGCTCAAGGCCGAGCTTCCGCCCGATATCCTGGCCGGCTTCCTGGACGGACTTTCGGCCGACCAGCTTCCGCCCGACCTGCTGGACGACCTTCCGGAAGAGATCGCCGGCCTGTCCTGGTCCGACTTGGCCGCGCACCTCAAGGAGTCCTTCGGCATGCCTGCCACCCCCGCCAGCGACCCGCACGGCCATTGGTAAAACGCGCCGGCCCCTCTATAACAGCGCCCATGCCCGATACCCGTTCCTCCGCCATGACGCTGCTGGTGACCGCGATCACGGCGCTCGGCCCGCTCACCATGTCCATGTACGCACCGTCCATGCCGACCATCGCCCAGGCGCTGGACACCACGGCGGGCATGGTCCAGGTGACCCTCAGCATCTATCTCACCGGATTCGCGGTCGGGCAGTTGGTCTACGGGCCGCTGTCGGACCGGTTCGGCCGGCGGCGCGTGCTTCTGCTCGGGCTGGTCGTGTTCATCGCCGGGTCGGTCGGCTGCGGACTCGCCGACGACATCGAGACGCTGATCGCGGCCCGGCTGGTCCAGGCGCTGGGCGCCGCCGCGGGTCCCGCGCTGGGCCGGGCCATGGTCCGCGACATCTATACCCGGGAGCAGGCGGCGCGGGTGCTGTCCTTCATCGGCATGGCGCTGGCCGTGGCGCCCGCGATCGGGCCGGTGCTCGGCGGATATCTCCAGGTCTGGTTCGACTGGCACGCGATCTTCGCCGTGCTCGGCGCCTTCGGGCTGGTGCTGCTGGTCGTCGTCGCGTTCCGCATGCCGGAGACGAACCCCGTGCCGGACTACCAGGCCCTTCGCCCGTCCCGCATGGCCTCCAACTACGCCGACCTGATGCGCCACGGCGGCTATGTCGGCTACATGGCGGTCGGCGCCGTGACGCTGGGCGGGCTGTTCACCTTCTATGCCGTGGCGCCCTTCATCTTCATCGACCTGATCGGGCTGTCGCCGGAACAGTACGGCTGGACCACCAGCATCACCGTCGTGGGCTACCTGATCGGCGGCGTCGCCGCCAACCGGCTGGTCGGGCGCCTGGGCATCGACCGCATGATCATGATCAGCACGGCCATGGTGGTCGGCGGGGCCGGGCTGATGCTGGCCTTCAGCCTCGTCCACATCATTACCATCGCCAGCGTGATCGGCCCCATGGCGCTGTGGACGATGGGAATGGGAATCGCGCTGCCCAATTCCATGGCCGGCGCCATGAGCCCGTTCCCCCGGATCGCGGGGGCCGCGTCCGCCCTGATGGGGTTCATGCAGATGGCGGTCGGGACGGTCGGCAGCATCGCGGTCGCCCGCCTCAGCGACGGGACCGCCCTGGCCCCGGCGCTGGCGCTGCTGGCGTTCGCCCTGGTCGGCTACGGGCTCTACTGGCGGCTGGTCTGGTGCCGCCGCGGTTCCTCCGGGACCCGACCGGGAGCGGCGCCATGACCACCCGGGCGCGCCCGCTGGTGGTCACCGGCCTGCCGGCCGCGGCGCTGGAACTGCGGGAGAGCGTGCGGGCGACCCGGCTGACGCTTCGGGTCGATCCCGGCAGGGACGTCATCCAGGTCGTCGTCCCGGTCGGCGTCAGCGAGGCGGAGGCCGCGCGCTTCGTCGGGCGGCACGCCGAATGGGTGCGCGGCCGTCTCGCCGCAATGCCGCCGCGCCGGCCCTTCGCCGAGGGCTCCACCGTCCCGGTGCTCGGCATCGACCACGTGATCCGCCATGCCGCCGGCTACCGGGGCGCCACGCACAGGACCTCCGGGGAGATCCGGGTCGGCGGCGAGCCCGAGTTCGTCGCCCGCCGGGTGCGCGACTTCCTGATGCAGGAAGCCCGGACCGAGCTGGCGCGCC contains:
- a CDS encoding multidrug effflux MFS transporter; the encoded protein is MPDTRSSAMTLLVTAITALGPLTMSMYAPSMPTIAQALDTTAGMVQVTLSIYLTGFAVGQLVYGPLSDRFGRRRVLLLGLVVFIAGSVGCGLADDIETLIAARLVQALGAAAGPALGRAMVRDIYTREQAARVLSFIGMALAVAPAIGPVLGGYLQVWFDWHAIFAVLGAFGLVLLVVVAFRMPETNPVPDYQALRPSRMASNYADLMRHGGYVGYMAVGAVTLGGLFTFYAVAPFIFIDLIGLSPEQYGWTTSITVVGYLIGGVAANRLVGRLGIDRMIMISTAMVVGGAGLMLAFSLVHIITIASVIGPMALWTMGMGIALPNSMAGAMSPFPRIAGAASALMGFMQMAVGTVGSIAVARLSDGTALAPALALLAFALVGYGLYWRLVWCRRGSSGTRPGAAP
- a CDS encoding terminase small subunit, with the protein product MIEPAASSPAVRLADRQELFCQAVAAGTAAAEAARRAGYSPKGAKQRGHFLMNQPEIRVRIDRIRAGRRAMHQAELDRAAALVETIIADSMEKGRSALALRAIQFRLKLLGVIQDRHIAHHFHDHRPSPDADAEILAPDPAEWMDGLDLSPEVASTPAPRDAAVSDAPVTDTPVTDAAVTDAAVTAAVVTDDDLSTPSDNDPDCLPAGFVEALKAELPPDILAGFLDGLSADQLPPDLLDDLPEEIAGLSWSDLAAHLKESFGMPATPASDPHGHW
- a CDS encoding M48 family metallopeptidase, which gives rise to MTTRARPLVVTGLPAAALELRESVRATRLTLRVDPGRDVIQVVVPVGVSEAEAARFVGRHAEWVRGRLAAMPPRRPFAEGSTVPVLGIDHVIRHAAGYRGATHRTSGEIRVGGEPEFVARRVRDFLMQEARTELARRSRAKAATIGKRVAAVTVRDTRSRWGSCASSGRLSFSWRLILTPEAVFDYVVAHEVAHLREMNHGSRFWALVATLTPEVEAPRAWLKANGASLLRFG
- a CDS encoding IS110 family transposase, with the translated sequence MSCQSYCIGIDASKAYLDTCGVPGRGAWRLPNTAEGHTALATVLGALRAGGDEVLVMMEASGGCERELHHALARADVPVAVVNPKWARDFARSTGQLAKTDRVDARMLQAFGEATRPRPTPVPEPLRAELIEMLDYRDQILAEIVARGHQLKHLRGDFMRRRAETALEALRTEADTLAWMIEAKLNDDPGLRQRAALLRSFPGVGPLSAAMLVVHMPELGSLTGRQAASLAGLAPFARDSGTLRGVRTIFGGRAKVRRALFHVGRVGLRHNATLKAFYDSLKGRGKPGKVALVACMRKALVILNALLRTGRPWVAEYAADGPPAEAASATAS